A window from Streptomyces sp. NBC_00271 encodes these proteins:
- a CDS encoding alpha-hydroxy acid oxidase, producing MTDIGRWMDGLQDRAAEVLPEDVYAYFRRGAGRGLSVAEATSAWDQFRFRARLLRDVSTCDASTTVLGTPVRTPVLVAPSTLQRRAHPDGEAATARGVAAAGSLLAVTSNTAVPFADLVPSRAPWWVQVYVARDPVLTIETLERALAAGARAVVLTADTPVSGARGNRGAQVDDFIGPEDLYGNVTGIPSPEAAERAPDLTLDVIGWLRERARGLPIVVKGVLRGDDARELVAAGASGLIVSNHGGRQLDGLVPTAWALPEVVDAVAGTGAEVYADGGLRRGTHILAALALGARAVFIGRPVLWALTVRGAAGVTRLIDDLTDELVEAMSLTGTPSVLELTRDLLWTGPLPLN from the coding sequence GTGACAGACATCGGTCGCTGGATGGACGGTCTGCAGGACCGCGCCGCCGAGGTGCTGCCGGAGGACGTCTACGCGTACTTCCGGCGCGGCGCCGGCCGCGGCTTGAGCGTCGCGGAGGCGACCTCGGCCTGGGACCAGTTCCGCTTCCGGGCACGGCTGTTGCGGGACGTCTCGACGTGCGACGCCTCCACGACCGTGCTCGGCACGCCCGTTCGTACGCCCGTACTCGTCGCGCCCAGCACCCTGCAGCGCAGGGCCCACCCGGACGGGGAGGCCGCCACCGCGCGGGGCGTCGCGGCGGCGGGATCACTGCTGGCGGTGACCTCGAACACCGCGGTGCCGTTCGCGGACCTGGTGCCGAGCCGGGCGCCGTGGTGGGTGCAGGTGTACGTGGCCCGGGACCCCGTACTGACCATCGAGACGCTGGAGCGGGCCCTCGCCGCCGGGGCGCGGGCGGTCGTCCTGACCGCCGACACGCCGGTCAGCGGGGCGCGCGGCAATCGTGGCGCGCAGGTCGACGACTTCATCGGACCGGAGGACCTGTACGGCAACGTCACCGGGATTCCCTCGCCCGAGGCGGCCGAGCGCGCACCCGATCTGACGCTCGACGTCATCGGCTGGCTGCGCGAACGGGCCCGCGGCCTTCCCATCGTCGTCAAGGGGGTGCTGCGCGGCGACGACGCCCGGGAACTGGTGGCCGCGGGGGCGTCCGGCCTCATCGTCTCCAACCACGGCGGGCGGCAACTGGACGGGCTGGTGCCCACCGCCTGGGCCCTGCCGGAGGTCGTCGACGCGGTGGCGGGAACCGGCGCCGAGGTCTACGCCGACGGCGGGCTGCGTCGCGGCACCCACATCCTCGCCGCCCTCGCCCTCGGTGCCCGCGCGGTATTCATCGGGCGGCCCGTCCTGTGGGCGCTGACCGTCCGCGGCGCCGCCGGTGTGACCCGCCTGATCGACGACCTCACCGATGAACTCGTCGAGGCGATGAGCCTGACCGGCACACCGAGCGTCCTCGAACTGACCCGCGACCTCCTGTGGACCGGCCCCCTGCCGTTGAATTGA
- a CDS encoding intradiol ring-cleavage dioxygenase — protein MTGNHEQHQQRIAGQEPAKHRRDKSVQRRRVLIGGGTVAVAGGLAVAGLASADPLSTQQSTPKAATSGTASASASATATTTVCTLTAEVTEGPYSLDGALVRKDIREDKEGVEVQYTFTVVDTANDCAPLADALVEIWHCDSLGEYSGYVGGNGHDEEDDGTFLRGGQTTDENGQCSITSIWPGHYVSRAVHVHMRVHTDVTLTDDSYTGGEVIHTGQLFFDADINAEIQAVSPYSDNTTTETLLKDDSIYDDAGASSGLLTLTALGTSVSDGYTATLTVGVDSTG, from the coding sequence ATGACTGGAAACCACGAGCAACACCAGCAGCGGATCGCGGGCCAGGAGCCCGCCAAGCACCGTCGGGACAAAAGTGTCCAGCGGCGCCGGGTCCTCATCGGCGGCGGCACCGTCGCCGTCGCCGGTGGCCTCGCGGTCGCCGGGCTCGCCTCGGCCGACCCGCTCTCCACCCAGCAGTCCACCCCGAAGGCCGCCACGTCGGGCACGGCCTCCGCCTCCGCCTCGGCGACCGCGACCACCACCGTCTGCACCCTCACCGCCGAGGTCACCGAGGGTCCGTACTCCCTCGACGGCGCCCTCGTCCGCAAGGACATCAGGGAGGACAAAGAAGGAGTCGAGGTCCAGTACACCTTCACGGTCGTCGACACCGCGAACGACTGCGCACCGCTCGCCGACGCCCTGGTCGAGATCTGGCACTGCGATTCGCTCGGTGAGTACTCGGGCTACGTCGGCGGCAACGGCCACGACGAGGAGGACGACGGCACCTTCCTGCGCGGCGGGCAGACGACCGACGAGAACGGTCAGTGCTCGATCACCTCGATCTGGCCCGGCCACTACGTGTCGCGCGCCGTCCACGTCCATATGCGGGTGCACACGGACGTGACGCTCACCGACGACTCCTACACCGGCGGCGAGGTCATCCACACCGGCCAGCTCTTCTTCGACGCGGACATCAACGCGGAGATCCAGGCCGTCTCGCCGTACTCGGACAACACCACCACGGAGACCCTGCTCAAGGACGACAGCATCTACGACGACGCCGGCGCGTCCTCGGGCCTGCTGACCCTCACCGCACTCGGCACCAGCGTCTCCGACGGCTACACGGCGACCCTCACGGTCGGCGTCGACAGCACCGGCTGA
- a CDS encoding DUF4232 domain-containing protein, translating to MYGIGIRRVATAMVTASAATLLMTACQPGGSPAGAGSSSSGAPVKPAASTSTSGSASPATPSTPAASATSGSPTHTATPPTGAKACGLSDLKASMYQASVRPDGTGTGAAIVEFTNVSGKACTVQGYPTVAGAGNGSPEKNRPLKATTTGGVSTVKIAAGGKAWTKLTFVQVQGEADGYCKSGATPASYPTLVVGVPGAGAHQVALTDGVIAECDDKVTVTALSAAKPS from the coding sequence ATGTACGGCATCGGTATCCGCAGAGTCGCGACGGCCATGGTGACCGCGTCGGCGGCCACCCTGCTCATGACCGCGTGTCAGCCGGGCGGGAGCCCGGCGGGGGCGGGCTCTTCGTCGTCGGGCGCTCCGGTCAAGCCGGCGGCGTCCACTTCCACCTCCGGCTCCGCTTCCCCCGCCACGCCCTCCACCCCCGCCGCATCCGCCACGTCCGGCTCGCCGACGCACACCGCGACGCCGCCCACCGGTGCGAAGGCCTGCGGTCTGTCGGATCTCAAGGCGTCCATGTACCAGGCCTCGGTGCGGCCGGACGGTACCGGGACCGGCGCGGCGATCGTCGAGTTCACCAACGTGTCCGGCAAGGCGTGCACCGTCCAGGGGTATCCGACCGTGGCGGGGGCGGGCAACGGTTCCCCCGAGAAGAACCGTCCGCTCAAGGCGACCACGACCGGGGGCGTGTCCACGGTGAAGATCGCGGCGGGCGGGAAGGCGTGGACGAAGCTGACGTTCGTGCAGGTCCAGGGTGAGGCCGACGGCTACTGCAAGTCCGGAGCCACGCCCGCGAGCTACCCGACCCTGGTGGTGGGCGTCCCGGGGGCCGGGGCGCACCAGGTCGCGCTGACGGACGGTGTCATCGCCGAGTGCGACGACAAGGTGACGGTCACCGCCCTCTCGGCGGCCAAGCCCTCCTGA